The Anopheles merus strain MAF chromosome 2L, AmerM5.1, whole genome shotgun sequence genome has a segment encoding these proteins:
- the LOC121593886 gene encoding phospholipid scramblase 1 isoform X4, with protein MPIPQGIPNCPPGLEYLTAIDQLLVHQKVELLEAFTGFETANKYTVKNTLGQKVYWAMEDTGCCNRMCCGAARAFDMKILDTYQNEVLHFNRPLRCSSCWFPCCLQTMEVTAPPGNVIGYVEQDWSILTPQFSIKNQNGETVLKISGPFCTFSICGDVEFEVLSTNGTQVGKISKQWSGLGREMFTDADHFGINFPMDLDVRVKATLLGALFLIDYMFFEKSGNKEQDRPGMF; from the exons ATGCCTATTCCTCAAGGGATACCGAACTGTCCGCCCGGCTTGGAATACCTTACTGCCATTGATCAGCTGCTGGTGCACCAGAAGGTGGAGCTGCTGGAAGCGTTCACCGGCTTCGAGACGGCCAACAAGTACACGGTGAAGAACACGCTCGGCCAGAAGGTGTACTGGGCGATGGAGGATACCGGCTGCTGCAACCGGATGTGCTGCGGGGCGGCCCGCGCCTTCGACATGAAGATACTGGACACGTACCAGAACGAGGTGCTGCACTTTAACCGGCCGCTGCGCTGCAGCTCCTGCTGGTTCCCATGCTGCCTGCAGACGATGGAGGTGACCGCCCCGCCCGGCAACGTGATCGGGTACGTCGAGCAGGACTGGTCGATCCTGACGCCCCAGTTCAGCATCAAGAATCAGAACGGCGAGACGGTGCTAAAGATATCGGGCCCATTCTGCACGTTCAGCATCTGCGGTGACGTTGAGTTTGAG GTTCTGTCGACCAATGGAACGCAGGTGGGCAAGATTAGCAAGCAGTGGTCCGGACTGGGCCGTGAAATGTTTACCGATGCGGATCATTTCGGCATTAACTTCCCGATGGATCTGGACGTTAGGGTGAAGGCTACCCTGCTGGGGGCATTGTTCTTGATT gACTACATGTTCTTTGAAAAATCTGGAAACAAAGAGCAGGACCGACCCGGAATGTTCTAA